A stretch of the Lolium perenne isolate Kyuss_39 chromosome 3, Kyuss_2.0, whole genome shotgun sequence genome encodes the following:
- the LOC127341463 gene encoding cytochrome P450 90D2, translating to MSVSWLAPLTCAVGGALLAASAWLLCFRLLPAVVVVVRLRRRPTKDEKAQVPPGSFGWPVVGETLDFVSCAYSPRPESFVDKRRLRYGSAVFRSHLFGSATVVTADAEVSRAVLQSDARSFVPWYPRSLTELMGKSSILLINGSLQRRVHGLVGAFFKSPQLKAQVTADMQRRLAPAFAAWRDQGPGARLRIQDHAKTMVFQILVRGLIGLEGGPEMQQLRQQFQEFIVGLMSLPIKLPGTRLYRSLQAKKRMARLIQRIIQEKRRRILCAGGEAPPQPRDTIDVLMGDGSDELTDELISDNMIDLMIPAEDSVPMLITLAVKFLSECPLALQQLEEENMQLKMRKTDAGETLEWTDYMSLSFTQHVITETLRLGNIISGIMRKAVRDVEVKGHLIPKGWCVFVYFRSVHLDDTLYGDPYKFNPWRWKEQDTSTSSFTPFGGGQRLCPGLDLARLEASIFLHHLVTSFRWVAEEDHIVNFPTVRLKGGMPIRVTAKED from the exons ATGTCCGTTTCTTGGCTGGCGCCGTTGACGTGCGCGGTCGGCGGCGCCCTCCTGGCCGCGTCGGCGTGGCTGCTGTGCTTCAGGCTGCTGCCGGCCGTCGTGGTAGTGGTAAGGCTGAGAAGGCGGCCGACGAAGGACGAGAAGGCGCAAGTCCCACCCGGTAGCTTCGGGTGGCCGGTGGTCGGCGAGACGCTGGACTTCGTGTCCTGCGCCTACTCCCCCCGCCCCGAGTCCTTCGTCGACAAGCGCCGCCTCCG GTACGGCAGCGCGGTGTTCCGGTCGCACCTGTTCGGGTCGGCAACGGTGGTGACGgcggacgcggaggtgagccgTGCCGTGCTGCAGAGCGACGCGCGGTCGTTCGTGCCGTGGTACCCGCGGTCGCTGACGGAGCTGATGGGCAAGTCCTCCATCCTGCTCATCAACGGCAGCCTGCAGCGCCGCGTGCACGGCCTCGTGGGCGCCTTCTTCAAGTCGCCGCAGCTCAAGGCGCAGGTCACCGCCGACATGCAGCGCCGCCTCGCGCCCGCGTTCGCGGCCTGGCGCGACCAGGGGCCCGGCGCGCGACTCCGCATCCAGGACCACGCCAAGACG ATGGTGTTCCAGATCCTGGTGCGAGGTCTGATCGGGCTGGAGGGAGGCCCGGAGATGCAGCAGCTCAGGCAGCAATTCCAGGAATTTATTGTCGGACTCATGTCGCTTCCCATTAAGCTGCCAGGGACTAGGCTCTACAGATCCCTCCAG GCCAAGAAGAGGATGGCCAGGCTGATTCAGAGGATCATAcaggagaagagaaggaggatcCTCTGCGCCGGCGGGGAGGCGCCGCCGCAGCCCAGAGATACCATCGACGTGCTCATGGGCGACGGAAGCGACGAGCTCACCGACGAGCTCATCTCCGACAACATGATCGACCTCATGATCCCCGCCGAGGACTCCGTGCCCATGCTCATCACGCTCGCCGTCAAGTTCCTCAGCGAGTGCCCACTCGCCCTGCAACAGCTTGAG GAGGAGAACATGCAGCTGAAGATGAGGAAAACTGACGCGGGTGAAACCTTGGAGTGGACAGACTACATGTCCTTGTCATTCACACAGCAT GTGATAACAGAGACGCTGCGCTTGGGGAACATCATCAGCGGGATCATGCGGAAGGCGGTCCGGGACGTCGAGGTGAAGGGACATCTCATCCCCAAGGGTTGGTGTGTGTTCGTGTACTTCCGATCGGTCCACCTCGACGACACGCTCTATGGGGATCCCTACAAGTTCAATCCATGGAGGTGGAAG GAGCAGGACACGAGCACTAGCAGCTTCACTCCTTTTGGTGGTGGGCAGAGGCTGTGCCCAGGCCTGGATCTGGCCAGGCTGGAAGCTTCCATCTTTCTCCACCACTTGGTCACCAGCTTCAG GTGGGTGGCGGAGGAGGACCACATCGTCAACTTCCCGACCGTGCGCCTCAAAGGGGGCATGCCCATCAGGGTCACCGCCAAAGAAGACTAG